The Torulaspora globosa chromosome 8, complete sequence genome segment GATGGAGGCATTCGCAAAAGACCTCTGATTTTAATGGAgttttctttctcaaaaacATCCAACGGATCCACGCTTCGCCTATCATCAGAATCCCATTGTGTTATAAGGAATAAGTAATCAAGCAAGCCGCGCCAAGTATTTGCCCAATTAGACATTTCTGGCTCACCGCGCTTGTTGTCTAAGCCTGCATTGTCAGGATGGACTTTATTGTAGGCAACCGAATATAGGGAAATCGCCCTCATATCGAGGGAATTATGTAGGGATTGCATTTCATGAACAAGACGCGATTGCTCAGCGTTCGCAGTAAATGTCTCAGGTACGGGTGTTTGTGGCTGATCTTTGCCGAACTTCTCAATGTTaccaccttcttcatcatcagcttcttcctccCCGTTTCTCAGCTTTGAGAATGTATAAGATGTACTGCATTCTATTACTGTCCTTGCCCTGCCTTTATATTCCACGGGTTTGGATGTCATCGATAGATATGGCGTATCAAAGGGCTGGGAATTGAAATCCCCACAGAAAAGAGGAACCCACTGCGTCAGATTGCCGTCGTTGCCATTCTGCAGGACATTCACCCTCTTCATGAACTCCTTCACTTTATTCAACACCACGTAACATTGGCGTGTTCTTTCATATGTTCCGAAAGGATGCCAAAACAAGTGGCTCGTCCCGATCAAGATGCCGCACTTTGTGTTATGCGGATACTTCTGCTTAACCTTGTCAGTAAATCTCAAAGAAAGGATTAATCCACTATTATGCGTTAGGGTTCTTCGCTTTATGTTGCCAGACCTTTCATTGTCAAAATCAATCAGCATCCGATCGGTCATTTGAAAGAGGTCGCGCTGCCATGCAATAGAAACACCGTGGTTTTTCGTCGGCTGCTTGTAGAACTGTGTATCATACCCCAACTTGCCCAATTCCTCCTTCCAGAACTGTTGGTACTGTATGTAGTCGATTTCCTGGAGACATAGCACGTCTGGACGGTACACTTCAAACTCGTGCCGAAGCACCTTAGAGCGGCGGAACCATTTTAAAGCATCGCCGCTGTCCGGAAACAATTTCCTTCTGATCAGAGCCTGTGCCAGGCAATTGTAAGTCATTAGCCTGAACGTAAAACCCTTTGTAGGTTCCCCGTCGTGCAAGGTAAGCATGGGTCTCCTAATAAATTGCAGTTCTGGGGGATAATCGGGATCCATACCCTTCGCGATCAATGCCTCTCTCTTAGCTTTGCgagctgcttctctttctgctctgACCTTTGCTACATGCTCAGGAGacatctcttctttgcgATTCCTGCGTTTGCCTTTGTCTTTCTTGCcctgcttcttcgccaCCTCATCATTCTCGCTCTTTTGGTCTAAAACGGCGTTCCCCAGCTCCAAAGAAACCCCACACTGCCGGTCGGATGCCGTGTCGGTCATATGAAGATACAATTGAGCCCTGGGGGGCTAAGTGCAACGTAATAAGGCTCCAGTATTGGTCTGTCTTGTACTCTTCGAGTGCTGTTGATGAGCCTTGTGGGCAATTTCCTCTCACTATCTACGAAAGATCTCGGCGAAAACCTCCAAAACGCAGGAAAGTCTTCAATAAATGGACTTCCTAGAAAGACGAATGTCTAGCACTTTGACCGTCAGGCATAATATGCTGTCCAGAGATTGCTGATCTCTGCCAGTCATCGAACTCTTATATAATCATTTCTTGTCCCGATCTGTTTACCCGCAGCGGTACGCGATGCCgaaaatctttgaaaagctgGCTCTTGAAATGCTATCAGACTaagtgttgaagagatcgaatTGCAGGGCTAATAGCCATCTCCTCGGTCTTCTGGCGTATACCATGGTATTCTATAAAATAACGCTTTCAAGGTCTTTGATTGGCGTTCCTCATACTACTAGAAGCATCGTGAAAAGTTTGGGTCTTGGCAAGACTGGTTCGGTGGTATACCAAAGAGTGACACCTTCATGCGCTGGTGCGCTGGCTAAAGTCAAGGAGCTGGTCAAGGTCGAGGTCACTGAGCAAAAGTTATCCAAGCAGGCGCAGAGAGAATTGAGAAAATCGAATCCGGGGTTCACCGTGGAGAAGAGGCCGACTGCTTAATAAAGTCTGGAGCGCTCATGTAGGGAATGTCCATGTAAATACTATATAGAATAATTCTGGTTAAAGGTTCAAAATGCAGGGCTCGACATCTCAGCCGGCAGTACGTTGGTGGAAGGTAGGCCGTCACGATTGGACTCTTCCTCCGGATCGTCATCCGAGAGAGCAACGCTAAAGGAATCGACTATTCGGAATATATCGCTACGGTCAATTGCTTTCCCGTCGAAGCTCAATTCAAAACTTTCGTTCCACGATGAACCTGTTGCTAGTGTTCTACCGCCTCCTGCTGCGGCTGGTGTTTTTATATCTCGTAGGTACTCTGTCAGGCCTGCTGTCATCTCTTGTAAAGAGTTGTAAGAGATATCCTTGTCGCCGAACCGGTATAGAGGTTGTGCTTTGCAGTATTCCCTTCTATAAATATTCTCGATTTCCTTCGAAACCACATGATAGCGCTTGTCACCTAGCATAACAGGGCTAAAGAGTTTGTAGTTTCTATAATTGGTGGAATTTTGACCGCTACTGTATGCCACATCAATAAGTGGTCTCAACTTGCCCTCtgctctctttctcttctgcagATCAACTGGTGGAGAGAAATATCGGTTAGCGATGGCCCTTTGCTTTTGGGCCTTATTCAGAAATGGAACCATCGAAGCGTCCTGCTTTTCCTTGCATCTAACATTTTTTGCCTTTGCATTAGCGGCCTTCGCACTCTTCCCTGGGGAGGTACGATTCGAAGTTTGAACAGTACGCGGCGGCTGTTGGGAAGCTCGATGCCCCGGTGTATACGCCATCCTATAGTTTTGAATGAAATATGGGGGCTCTGGTTGCAGCATCGGCTCACCAGCCTTCGCGTATGGCGATTTGGAGCCAGGCGAAATTCTCAGATTGTCTGTCAGGTCCTGCCCAAGACAACCTGTATAGTCAAGGACTGGAGTGGCATCTTCAGCCAAATAATTTTTGTTATTCAGGGTCCTCTTAGTAGGTGATGAGATCTTTGACTTAAAGCTGTGTCTCGGCTCCTCAGCGCCGCGATACGGCATTGCAGCGGTAGTGTTGATCGTCTACAAGGATCAATTGGGTAGCCAATTGGCAATATTTAGCAGAAGAATGGTGTCCTCTTGCGACCGCTTCGCTAGGATATTCACTTGAAAGGGCGATCTTTTGTGTTTATTGGGCCGCCCAAAACAGTAAATCCAGATCTGTTCAGCCTTATAGTTGTCACGTGATGATAATACTCTATATACAAAGTCTATATAAGCCTGAGGTTCAAGCCAAGTTAGAGTTCTAGTTCCAGCAGTCCATCGAGACAGTCAATCTTGCCTACCTTACAGTTTTTTACCGTGTCTCCTATCGCGGGGACGGTTGTAGCGCCTGGCTTCAGCTTCAGCGTTCCGCGAGCGGATGGAAAATCAGAAAGGGCACATTGTACCATGTTGAACTGCGACACTGATGTTATGTTAACGCTGAACTTCATGTCTGGGCTGTCCtggatgagcttcttgatgtaTTTGAGTGTCCAGTACGAGGCCTGATGCGAGGCAGCACTTTTTAGTACTGCGTCTCTGTATTGTATATGCCACAGCAGCCTACTGACCTCTTTTTGCGTGAAACAAAGCGGCAGACCGCGCAAAACTTTCTGGATTTGCagatgattgatgatgtctgGGAACCTCCGCAGCGGTGACGTGACAGTTAAATACTGTTTTGCGCCGATCATGCTGTGAGCAGCCGGATATTCGCTGTAGAAACTAGAGTTTAGCAGCGAAGAAAGCATGTTTATGTCCTTGGTGGTCGGAAGAATGCCCTTCTTaactttcctcttcatgTTCTCATATTCCCTTTCTGCTTGGTCACGCATTGAGAGGGTCTGGTAGCACCGGAAGACGCCCGGTATGTTGTTTTCTGCGAAATACCGCCCCGCTAGCGTGTTCGCCAGGATCATCAGTTCGGAGACGAGCAAAGTCGACGCGGTCTCCTTCTGGTCAAAGAACGAGATCTCTCGGTCGACTGGTGAGAGCGCCACCAGTCCCTGGTTGAATCCGCTGCCAAAGACGACGGCGTCATCGTTGAATATCCTTGATTTTCTCAACAGGCCAGAGATCCGGTGCATTTTTTGAAGGTCGCGGACAAGAGGCGTCACCGCTTTGCCTTTCCCAGCGTCCTCTAGGTATTGGTCGACCACCTCATAGGTAACCTTGGGGAAATTGGAAATTAGCCCCAGGCGGATCTTGTACGTCTCATAAAGCACCTCTATTCTCTCGCCAGAAACCTTCACATCAACCGAAAATGTGACACACTTTGTCTTGCGGCCCTGCTTACCAAGATCGCCCGCTTCGCAGTAAGCCCTCGGAAGCATCGGCACGACTATGTCGGGCAGATAAGTCGTGAAAGCCCTTTCAAAAGCCATTTTCAGAATCTCGTCTCTGATGCCACTTTCTTCGTTCAGACCACTCTCGGGGAAAAGCGCGGTTGGATCGGCGATGTGGACGTGCAGCGTGAACCTCCCCTTCCCGGCGTCCTCGATCGAGACACCGTCGTCAATCTCGTGGGCATCCTCGGCGTCGATACAGTACACCGGCAAATCCCCAAAGTCGAACCTTTCCACGGCCGCCTCCTTCTGCTCCACCGGCTTCGCGAGCTCATACACAGTCTCGTTCACCTGGCTTCTTGGCGAGCTCCCGGGCAGCGCGAGCGCAAAATTACAGTGGATCGGGTTTTCCACTACGTCCTCCACCAAAGTCCGAGAGAGCAGTTGCTCGCACCTGTCTCGCGTGATGTCGCCCTCCGCAAACTCGCGAATCTTTCTGAAGATGTTAGCGATCAGCGAGACGGCGGTCTCGTTACTTTGCAAGTTGCCAGCCGCGTAGTCCTTGAACAGCTGAATGATCTGCGGGAACGAATCCGCCAGCTCTCGGTACCGGCCTCCGTTAGCCAATCTGGCAAACTCGTTGATTTTCACATGACCATCGGCcttcagctcttctttcagCCTAGCATAGAACAGATGTTGCGACTCGAAAGGCAGCACCGTCACCGCTACCGGCGACAGCAGCGCCCTGCTCATCGTAATGTCTCCCCACAGATGGCTCTTCTGCTGCGCCTCCAGCCCCCAGTAGCAGGCCAGCAGGCAGGAGGCGTCCATCTCCGAGCGCGACGTAGCCACGCTCTCGGCGATCACTCGTTCCACGTACCGGTCTCCGTCGGCGCTGCCGACGGCCCGCGACAGCTCGAGCGACTGCACCATCAGCAcaagattgaagaagggcAGCGCCTGCGGCCCCGCCGCGTCCTGCAGCCTTCGGTGCAGcagctccagcttcttcagagcgATCGGCAGCTGCGCCCACGCACTCTGCGAGATCTGCTCCGCGGCTCCGCTCGTTACGAGCCGCCGAGCCGCCaccggcagcagcagcgtCTCGTCCGCACGGTTCTTGATCGTACCCACGGGCTCGAACCCGTGTTTCGCCTCCCGCACCAGCAGCGTAGCGGGCCGCGAGAGCTCCGCGGGTAGTTCGCGCGGTATGCGCAGCAGCACAGCGCTCCGGGAGCCGAACCGCAGCGACCCGTCTACGGTGGCAAACGTGTAGCGCGGGTCCCGCGTGCTCACGGGCACATCGACGCACATGCACAGCTCGGCGGCATGCGCCCTGAGCAGCACCAGGTCCCCGACCGCTAGCGGCCTGCGCATCAGCGCGCCCGGCGTCAGCCGGGCGGCTGCCGCCGAGCCCTCGGGGTGCTCGTCGCGGCCCCGCCAGCACCGCTGCAGCCACGCCCGCGACGGCTTGCTGTATCTGGCTTCGTACCGCGAGCCGAACTCGCGCCGGATCTGCGGCAGCTCCTTCACCTCCATGCCGGGCTCCAGGTCCCCCGTGCGGGCCAGGAACTGCTCGCTGATCGCCTGCGCGTCCGGCACGCTGCTCGTGCTCGGCAGCGGCGGCACCTCCAGCTCGTCTCGCGTCCCGTATCTTGCGGCGGGTCTCCGTGCAGCGGACCGCAGCCGCGCCCCGGAGCCATGCAGCGCCCTCGCCAGCCATCTACCAGGCACCATTCTTACTCGCAGCCCTCACGTCCGCCGACGCCATCTCGAGCAGTTGGCGTGCTCTTCTGTACTGGAGCGCAGTTGCAAGTGAAAATTCCAAACCCATGCACCCATCTCACCTCTGACGAGTTCACTTGAAATGGTAGCGCCGTTCCCATCGCGGCATCATTCGCAACGACCAATCACAGCCCTCGCAACCTTTCCCGCCCCAAAATCCGTCCTCGCAGCGCTCCCCGCCGCCTCCCACCAGCAGCCGGGCCGCTCGGCAGCGCTGCGCAGGACGCGCCTGTTGGCGAACTGGACAGCGCCCCAGCTATCGGTCCAGCGACTGGTTACAGCTGGCGGGCTCAAATTCCCTCTGGGGCGGCGGTTATATATATAGGAGTGTTGTAGTAGAGGTTGCCGGTTGCTGACGTGGTGTTTGGCATTAATTGGCAACGACACAGATAATAGAATGTTGTCACATCtctccaagaacaagaaagTACTACTGGCCGGCTCGCGGCTGGCAAGAATGGCGTCGACTGGCGCCGTCAGCAGTGGAGCTGCGGCTCCGGCGGGCAGCTCTCATCCACAGACTACGTCTGTGGAGAAAGCTGGCACCGGGCCTGCATCTTTCAAGACGGCCAAGGTTATCGAGACCAATCACGACGACAAGCCCAACGTGGTGATTCTGGGGTCTGGCTGGGGTGCCATCTCTTTTCTGAAACACATCGACACCAAGAAATACAACGTCTCGATCGTTTCGCCAAGAAACTATTTCCTTTTCACGCCTCTACTGCCCTCCACGCCTGTCGGAACCGTGGACGAAAAATCGATCATCGAGCCCGTGGTTAACTTTGCactcaagaagaagggcaaCGTCACGTACTATGAGGCGGAGGCTACTTCTATCAACCCTGACAGGAACACGGTCACGATCAAGACGATCTCGACCGTGCAACAGCTGACCAAGCAGGAGCAGTTCTTGGGCATCTCGCAGGAGGACGCAGCGGAGATTAAGTACAACTATCTGATCACGGCGGTCGGAGCCGAGCCCAATACGTTTGGCGTGCCGGGTGTCGAGGAATACGGTCACTTTCTCAAGGAAATCCCCCACTCGTTGCAGATCAGGGAAAAATTCGCCAAGAACCTGGAGAAGGCCAACCTGCTGCCAAAGGGCAGCCCGGAGAGAAAGAGACTGCTGTCGATAGTGGTTGTTGGTGGTGGCCCGACCGGTGTGGAGGCCGCCGGTGAGCTGCAGGACTACGTTCACCAGGATTTGAGAAAGTTCTTGCCCTCGTTGGCCGAGGAAGTGCAGATCCACCTCGTAGAGGCCTTACCGATCGTCTTGAACATGTTCGAGAAAAAATTGTCCTCGTATGCCCAGAAGGTGTTGACCGACTCTACAATGAAACTACACTTGAGAACGGCTGTCGGAAAGGTCGAGAAGGATCATTTGATCGCCAAGACCAAGCATGAAGACGGATCCGTCACTGAGCAGACCATCCCATACGGTACCTTGATCTGGGCTACCGGTAACAAGGCTAGGCCTATCGTCACCGAcctgttcaagaaaatcCCAGAACAAAACAGTTGCACAAGAGCTCTCGCGGTTAACCAATTTTTGCAGGTCAAAGGTTCCAACAACATTTTCGCCGTCGGTGACAACGCATTTGCTGGTTTGCCTCCAACCGCACAGGTGGCTCACCAACAGGCTGAGTACTTGGCAAGGTCGTTCGATAAGATGGCTCAGCTACCTGGCTTCCATGAGAAGCTTGCCCAGAGAAAGGAAAAGGCAGATGTGCTTTTCGAGGAGAATGGATTCAAGAGCTTTAACTACATCCACTACGGTGCATTGGCCTACTTGGGTGCTGAAAAGGCAATCGCCAATATTTCATACGGTAAGCGGTCCTTGTACACCGGGGGAGGTCTGATTACCTTCTACATCTGGAGAGTGCTATACTTGTCTATGATCCTATCAGCAAGATCGAGATTTAAGGTCATCACTGACTGGATGAAACTGGCCTTTTTCAAGAGagattttttcaaagatttgtAAGTCTTTGCTCATTTGCATAGATTGTGACATTAAGAATCAAAACCCTTTCATGATTATTTATTCCTGTCTGTGTCATCCGCGACAATTTCTTTTGTACATATTCATTCTCACGAACTGTATCCTATCCCCATTTGGCTCTCCTTGgaatatcaagaagtaACGACTCCGAATAATGTAATTTGTTCGAAATCTATGTACCTGGTCAATAAAAAATCCATCACTCTGAACAACCTCTGATGACAACAGTTTGCATCACTGGAAAAATTGTTTCGCCTTTTTAATATTCTCCAAGACCATTTGCTGGCAATCATCGGAAGTATTTAGCACAATGAAGCACACCATGTTGGATGAAAGCTCACTCACGTATATGTTTTCATTTATTACCAGTGTTCTGAAACCACTCTTTAACTTGGTGCAACTctgcttgaaatttttcattatATTCGATATCTTTTCGAACCTTTTGGGATCCAGCCTTTCGCCGTTAGCGGCATTACTCGAACAGATGACAAGGAATGTACTTCGCTCGAACAAAATGATTTCACACGCATCCATTACAGATTTTAATTCCTTCAGATTTGCTTGATACGTCGCCATATTGGGAATTAACGAGCACACTATCTGAGACCATGCCTTGTACAAACTTTCGTCCCATATTGATGTAGGGAATCCCACCAGATTAGGGAACCCGTATTCTGCTGACGTCTCTTGTAAttttctcatcatcagctGGAATAGCTCTTCTCTTTTGTCTAACTGCACCAGATCCATCTTGTGCAACAGGACAAATATCTTGGCATCCGGAGAATAATGCTTTaattgcttcaaagctcGGGTAAAGATTTCGATATCTTTCATGACTTCCTGAGACTCTACGTCGAAGACATGGATAAGCACTTGCACCATTTGGAAGATGTGATCCTTTTGCTTAGTAAAGTAGTTCTCCATGAAGACATCCTGACCACCACAATCCCATAGATTAAGGGTCATATTGCCTAAAAACCGTCGGTGCGAGTGCTCAACATCTATAGTAGCCCCGAGGCGACGTGTATCGAAAGCTGAGTAGTTACTAAAGATGATGGACCTCATTGATGACTTCCCGGAGCCAGAACGCCCCATCAACAATAGTTTTTTCCTGTTATTTGTAGCCATTATAGTatatcaaagagatttaGCAATACAGGTTATCTAGCGATGTCAGAGAAGGCCCTTgaatggcttcttctttccttGGCAtcttatcttcatcagaatgCTAGTTTCCTTTAATTTAACAGCTGTAGCAGCGAAGTGAAAAATATCAACTGAAGCGCAGAACgatgaaagcgatgagctttgTAGCTCTTTCAAGGCCATTCAGAGCGTTCGCCGTCTGTTATAAGCTCAGTAGAAGGTATTTGACCACTTGCATCACAGGAATTGGGAATCCTGAGCCGAAGTATTCGAATACCAGACATAACGCTGGTttggtgctgctggattTGCTTAAAAACCATCTTGCAGGGAGAGAAAGGACATATAAACCGTGCAGTAATGCGGCTGCAAAATATTTGCCCATTAGCTCAGGTCTTATTCTAATAAGAGCGGACGGCAACTTTATTAATCTGAGTGGTAAAACTGTGCTGCCGTTATGGAGAAAGCTGCCTCAGGACAAGACTGTTCACATTGTTGCCCACGATGAGTTGAGTCTCCCGCTTGGCAAGGTGCAGCTCAGGAAGCCCGGCACGAGCTTGCGAGGCCACAATGGATTGAAGAGTATCTATGATCAGCTCGGGAATGGTAATTTTTACAGATTGGCGGTAGGAATTGGCAGGCCGACCGAAAGGGATCCTGCGATAGTCTCAGAATACGTCTTGACGAAGTTTACTCCAGCAGAATTGGATGTTCTAGCGTCGGAGAGTCTCAATAAGGCTCTCGAACGACTGAAAGGGTACATATGACGGCTTGCGCAGTGTCGCATCCCGTCACGATGAGTAAGTTCAAGGATTGGGACGTTCAGCGCCATAAACTATGTAGATCAGATAGTTTCGAATGAATCTTTGCTTGAAGCCCTTGAGCTTCAGGTCAAAATCTTTATGTTTAGCCACTCTTTTTGCATTTTCGAGAGAACCGAGATCACCCAGAAATATTGCTCTACGTTTCAAAACTACAGATTAAGTCTAAGTAGAGGAACCGAATTACGAATACAATTAAATTAAGCAACCGCTCTAAATTATCGGAAAACCTTCCGCCATATGATTAAGTGACCCCATTTCACAGCCCGATTGGAAGAATGTGAGATCATTCCCAGAATTTATTCTGGCAAGATCTCCATAGCTACGATTTCCAAATATCCTCCCGATCCAAAGCAGCTCGATTAGCTCAGTCCTGCCTCGCATCCATCGATAGTGATGAAGTAACTAGTTGAGTCAAGCTTTTCGTACGAGACGACTATCGTTATACGACCAAAGCCAGTCGAGATTCTCATATTGAAGTGCCTGTCAAAAGGTCTGacatctcttcatcagtcCACTACAGCTCGACCAGATATCATCGAGGCAGATCAAACATTGGAAAATCTCGAGAATGGGCAAGGTTACTCAATTGCTGGCCCACCCAGTGGAATTGAAGGCTGCACTGACGTTGAAGTTTATCAGACAGCCATTGTATGCTGCAGATGACACGAAAGCTACGCCAGAGCTGAGAAGATGCTATGAGCTTTTGGGAAGGACTTCGCGTTCCTTTGCTGCCGTCATCATGGAGTTGCATCCTGAACTCCGCAATGTCGTGATGTTATTCTACCTAGTCCTGCGTGCTCTAGACACAGTCGAAGATGATATGACGCTCGAGCCCTCGGTGAAGGTCAAGCTGTTGCGCGAATTCGACTCCAAATTGGACACCAAGGATTGGTCATTTGATGGCAATGGGCCCAACGAAAAAGACCGTGTCGTGCTTGTCGAGTTCCCATGCATCCTGCATGAATACCACCAGCTGAAGCCCGCATACCAGAGGATAATCAAGGAGATCACCAAAAAGATGGGGAACGGTATGGCCGACTACATTCAGGATGAACAGTTCAACCTGAACGGCGTACAGACCGTCAAAGACTACGATCTCTACTGTCACTACGTCGCCGGGCTGGTGGGCGACGGCCTGACTCAAATGATTGTTTACGCCAACTTCGGAACAAGCGACCTATACAGCGAGAACGAGCAACTCTACGAAAGCATGGGTCTGTTCTTGCAAAAGACCAACATTATCAGGGATTACGCCGAGGACCTGGAGGACGGACGCTCGTTCTGGCCCAAGGAGATCTGGAGCCAGTACGCGGACAAACTGGTCGACTTCAGCAAGCCACAGCACACGCAAAAGGGCGTGCAATGCATCAACGCACTCGTGTTGAACGCCCTCGGCCACGTGATCGACGTCTTGATCTACCTAAGTTCGCTTCACGAGCAGTCTGCCTTCCAGTTCTGCGCGATCCCGCAGGTGATGGCCATCGCGACGCTGGCTCTCGTCTGCAACAACCCAGACGTCCTCCACACCAATGTCAAGATCAGAAAGGGAACAACCTGCTACTTGATCCTAAAGTCAAGAACCCTGCGCGGATGCGTCGAAATCTTCCAGTACTACCTGCGCGACATCAAGAGCCGCATTCCCGTGGAAGACCCCAACTAcctcaagatcaacatCCAGGTCGCCAAGATCGAACAGTTCATCGAGGAAATGTACCAAAACCAACTACCTCCAGGCGTCAAACCACGTGAGACCGCCGCCTACCTAAAGACGCTACAGAGATCTAAATGTGATAAACTAGTGCTAGCCACGgaaagagaagaacaatTGAAGTTCAACATGTTCTACTCCGCGGTATGTGCCCTGGGACTCGCACTACTTTTTTTCTACTATAAGTAATTGCTCCACGTATAGACAACCCCTCAAAGCTATGCAGATCGTCAGGATCAACAAGATCCATTATAACATTACCGGTATCGGCAACAACCCGCTGCTTCTGGTCGCTGACACCTTCATCTTCGCTAACAATAGATCACGTGCACATGTGAATCCAATTTTCATCTCTGATCTGCCCACGTGCCGCCGGTCCGGCTTTTGTGTGCAAAAAGGGTCCGGCGCCGTCGTGTGCGGTGATCTGGACAAGCTGCCGAGAGCCATGATTTATTAGATACTGACAACGTGGGTCAATATGAGCGGACTTGCGCGAGAGAAACGAAGAAAGTTTTGTGTAATATCTGGTTGGTAATTCTGGAAGCACGTTGTCTGCGTAGAGGACGGCGCAGAGGTCTTGCGACGTGTGGTCTCTTGAGTGGTAATTGCGCTCTTCCATCTTGCCGATCAACGTGTGATTAAGTGTAATTTACCACTATTAGCCTGATGCAGTTCTGATGGGAAtaggaaaaaaaaagtcTTGGGACTCTGGGCGTAGTTCCATATATAAGCCAGGGGATCTTGACACTTTGGTAGCCATTTGCTGGATTACTTCTTATTC includes the following:
- a CDS encoding CCR4/nocturin family protein (ancestral locus Anc_8.850), with amino-acid sequence MTDTASDRQCGVSLELGNAVLDQKSENDEVAKKQGKKDKGKRRNRKEEMSPEHVAKVRAEREAARKAKREALIAKGMDPDYPPELQFIRRPMLTLHDGEPTKGFTFRLMTYNCLAQALIRRKLFPDSGDALKWFRRSKVLRHEFEVYRPDVLCLQEIDYIQYQQFWKEELGKLGYDTQFYKQPTKNHGVSIAWQRDLFQMTDRMLIDFDNERSGNIKRRTLTHNSGLILSLRFTDKVKQKYPHNTKCGILIGTSHLFWHPFGTYERTRQCYVVLNKVKEFMKRVNVLQNGNDGNLTQWVPLFCGDFNSQPFDTPYLSMTSKPVEYKGRARTVIECSTSYTFSKLRNGEEEADDEEGGNIEKFGKDQPQTPVPETFTANAEQSRLVHEMQSLHNSLDMRAISLYSVAYNKVHPDNAGLDNKRGEPEMSNWANTWRGLLDYLFLITQWDSDDRRSVDPLDVFEKENSIKIRGLLRMPPSSEMPHHGQPHEGEYASDHLSMMCELEISP
- the MRPL33 gene encoding mitochondrial 54S ribosomal protein uL30m (ancestral locus Anc_8.851) — encoded protein: MVFYKITLSRSLIGVPHTTRSIVKSLGLGKTGSVVYQRVTPSCAGALAKVKELVKVEVTEQKLSKQAQRELRKSNPGFTVEKRPTA
- a CDS encoding uncharacterized protein (ancestral locus Anc_8.852); protein product: MPYRGAEEPRHSFKSKISSPTKRTLNNKNYLAEDATPVLDYTGCLGQDLTDNLRISPGSKSPYAKAGEPMLQPEPPYFIQNYRMAYTPGHRASQQPPRTVQTSNRTSPGKSAKAANAKAKNVRCKEKQDASMVPFLNKAQKQRAIANRYFSPPVDLQKRKRAEGKLRPLIDVAYSSGQNSTNYRNYKLFSPVMLGDKRYHVVSKEIENIYRREYCKAQPLYRFGDKDISYNSLQEMTAGLTEYLRDIKTPAAAGGGRTLATGSSWNESFELSFDGKAIDRSDIFRIVDSFSVALSDDDPEEESNRDGLPSTNVLPAEMSSPAF
- the DSS1 gene encoding exoribonuclease II (ancestral locus Anc_8.853); the encoded protein is MVPGRWLARALHGSGARLRSAARRPAARYGTRDELEVPPLPSTSSVPDAQAISEQFLARTGDLEPGMEVKELPQIRREFGSRYEARYSKPSRAWLQRCWRGRDEHPEGSAAAARLTPGALMRRPLAVGDLVLLRAHAAELCMCVDVPVSTRDPRYTFATVDGSLRFGSRSAVLLRIPRELPAELSRPATLLVREAKHGFEPVGTIKNRADETLLLPVAARRLVTSGAAEQISQSAWAQLPIALKKLELLHRRLQDAAGPQALPFFNLVLMVQSLELSRAVGSADGDRYVERVIAESVATSRSEMDASCLLACYWGLEAQQKSHLWGDITMSRALLSPVAVTVLPFESQHLFYARLKEELKADGHVKINEFARLANGGRYRELADSFPQIIQLFKDYAAGNLQSNETAVSLIANIFRKIREFAEGDITRDRCEQLLSRTLVEDVVENPIHCNFALALPGSSPRSQVNETVYELAKPVEQKEAAVERFDFGDLPVYCIDAEDAHEIDDGVSIEDAGKGRFTLHVHIADPTALFPESGLNEESGIRDEILKMAFERAFTTYLPDIVVPMLPRAYCEAGDLGKQGRKTKCVTFSVDVKVSGERIEVLYETYKIRLGLISNFPKVTYEVVDQYLEDAGKGKAVTPLVRDLQKMHRISGLLRKSRIFNDDAVVFGSGFNQGLVALSPVDREISFFDQKETASTLLVSELMILANTLAGRYFAENNIPGVFRCYQTLSMRDQAEREYENMKRKVKKGILPTTKDINMLSSLLNSSFYSEYPAAHSMIGAKQYLTVTSPLRRFPDIINHLQIQKVLRGLPLCFTQKEVSRLLWHIQYRDAVLKSAASHQASYWTLKYIKKLIQDSPDMKFSVNITSVSQFNMVQCALSDFPSARGTLKLKPGATTVPAIGDTVKNCKVGKIDCLDGLLELEL
- the NDI1 gene encoding NADH-ubiquinone reductase (H(+)-translocating) NDI1 (ancestral locus Anc_8.854), with protein sequence MLSHLSKNKKVLLAGSRLARMASTGAVSSGAAAPAGSSHPQTTSVEKAGTGPASFKTAKVIETNHDDKPNVVILGSGWGAISFLKHIDTKKYNVSIVSPRNYFLFTPLLPSTPVGTVDEKSIIEPVVNFALKKKGNVTYYEAEATSINPDRNTVTIKTISTVQQLTKQEQFLGISQEDAAEIKYNYLITAVGAEPNTFGVPGVEEYGHFLKEIPHSLQIREKFAKNLEKANLLPKGSPERKRLLSIVVVGGGPTGVEAAGELQDYVHQDLRKFLPSLAEEVQIHLVEALPIVLNMFEKKLSSYAQKVLTDSTMKLHLRTAVGKVEKDHLIAKTKHEDGSVTEQTIPYGTLIWATGNKARPIVTDLFKKIPEQNSCTRALAVNQFLQVKGSNNIFAVGDNAFAGLPPTAQVAHQQAEYLARSFDKMAQLPGFHEKLAQRKEKADVLFEENGFKSFNYIHYGALAYLGAEKAIANISYGKRSLYTGGGLITFYIWRVLYLSMILSARSRFKVITDWMKLAFFKRDFFKDL
- the GTR1 gene encoding Rag GTPase GTR1 (ancestral locus Anc_8.855) — protein: MATNNRKKLLLMGRSGSGKSSMRSIIFSNYSAFDTRRLGATIDVEHSHRRFLGNMTLNLWDCGGQDVFMENYFTKQKDHIFQMVQVLIHVFDVESQEVMKDIEIFTRALKQLKHYSPDAKIFVLLHKMDLVQLDKREELFQLMMRKLQETSAEYGFPNLVGFPTSIWDESLYKAWSQIVCSLIPNMATYQANLKELKSVMDACEIILFERSTFLVICSSNAANGERLDPKRFEKISNIMKNFKQSCTKLKSGFRTLVINENIYVSELSSNMVCFIVLNTSDDCQQMVLENIKKAKQFFQ